A portion of the Paenibacillus marchantiae genome contains these proteins:
- a CDS encoding methyl-accepting chemotaxis protein translates to MFSRFRIKSIGLRISIAFYLLILCLILLSVTIVTQMNSMEKNTNMITNNWMPSIQQINRLNYTTEHILSLSYRHFDAQAGAKADLAEERTKYIRETAQAIKIYDQQQKTAEEKEHWEALKTKWEAYLKINTQSIKLSDEGQEQLAKEVSEKGAASFDAMQVHLDYLVDYNQEQSDLSAAQTIRSVQDGRIIIVIGVLVMIIITAIAIPIIRSQVVKPLLRVISAVKLIAEGQLNVQDIHTKHEDEVGVLAKAVNDMKGNLTSMVLNVRRIAEAVNRQSSELAISSEEVKIGSRQIAITMEESAKAAESQAETAVESARTVEGLNANIQQHSEQGNQLRLMSELILKQGQTGRESMEQSVNQMLQIAGAVSSSMNKMEQLDRKNEDISQLVQVIHDIARQTNLLALNASIEAARAGESGRGFAVVAAEVRKLSEAVRTSVEEITVITEDIQKDSQGVVEELRTGVLETERGQQQVRNSGNLFRTINESVEGMVQVIGTMTDGLEGMQEASGRMNDFSQQISAVSEESAASVEEVSASAEEQVSSMETISGNIQSLKDLSEDLLSSIEKLKI, encoded by the coding sequence ATGTTCAGCAGATTCAGGATCAAGAGTATCGGTCTGCGTATCAGCATCGCGTTCTATCTATTAATCCTCTGTTTAATTCTTCTTAGTGTCACGATTGTTACACAAATGAACTCGATGGAAAAAAACACGAATATGATCACCAATAACTGGATGCCCTCCATCCAGCAGATTAACCGATTGAATTATACAACAGAACATATTCTGTCATTGAGCTATCGTCACTTTGATGCACAGGCAGGGGCTAAAGCGGACCTTGCTGAAGAGCGCACCAAATACATTCGCGAAACGGCTCAGGCTATTAAAATATATGATCAACAGCAAAAGACGGCTGAAGAAAAAGAACATTGGGAAGCATTAAAGACCAAGTGGGAAGCTTACCTCAAAATCAACACGCAATCCATCAAGCTGAGTGATGAAGGTCAGGAACAACTGGCTAAGGAAGTATCTGAAAAAGGGGCGGCCTCCTTCGATGCCATGCAAGTCCATCTGGACTATCTGGTAGATTACAATCAGGAGCAGTCCGATCTCTCTGCGGCTCAGACGATCAGATCCGTCCAGGATGGCCGAATCATTATCGTCATTGGTGTTCTCGTGATGATTATCATTACAGCAATTGCGATCCCTATTATCCGTTCACAAGTCGTTAAACCGCTGCTTCGGGTGATCAGTGCCGTGAAGCTGATTGCGGAAGGTCAATTGAATGTCCAGGACATACATACCAAACATGAAGACGAAGTTGGTGTACTTGCCAAAGCCGTGAATGACATGAAAGGTAATCTGACCTCGATGGTATTGAATGTCAGACGAATCGCTGAAGCCGTCAATCGTCAAAGCAGCGAACTGGCCATTTCCTCTGAAGAGGTTAAGATCGGCAGTCGCCAAATTGCCATAACGATGGAAGAGTCGGCAAAAGCGGCAGAGAGTCAGGCGGAAACGGCTGTTGAATCCGCCCGTACCGTCGAGGGGCTGAACGCAAATATTCAGCAACATTCGGAACAGGGGAATCAGCTTCGACTGATGTCAGAACTGATTCTGAAACAAGGACAGACAGGTCGCGAGTCCATGGAGCAATCCGTGAACCAAATGCTACAGATTGCTGGCGCAGTTTCCTCTTCCATGAACAAGATGGAACAGCTGGACCGCAAAAACGAAGATATTTCGCAGTTGGTTCAAGTTATTCATGACATTGCGCGCCAGACCAACCTGCTCGCATTGAATGCTTCCATTGAAGCTGCCCGTGCAGGAGAGAGTGGACGCGGATTTGCAGTTGTTGCAGCAGAAGTGCGGAAGTTGTCCGAAGCCGTTCGGACTTCTGTAGAAGAGATTACCGTCATCACCGAGGATATCCAGAAGGATTCTCAGGGTGTTGTTGAGGAATTGCGAACAGGTGTACTGGAAACAGAACGAGGGCAGCAGCAAGTACGTAATTCCGGCAATCTGTTCCGTACCATTAATGAGTCGGTAGAGGGTATGGTTCAAGTCATTGGTACAATGACGGATGGTCTGGAAGGCATGCAGGAAGCGAGCGGACGCATGAATGATTTCAGTCAACAAATCTCGGCAGTGTCAGAGGAATCCGCGGCAAGTGTTGAGGAAGTGTCAGCGTCAGCCGAAGAACAGGTGAGTTCAATGGAAACGATTAGCGGCAATATTCAATCCCTAAAAGATCTGTCCGAGGATCTGCTTTCTTCCATTGAAAAATTAAAAATATAA